From the Mya arenaria isolate MELC-2E11 chromosome 17, ASM2691426v1 genome, the window AAATAACCCTGAAATTATACGATATTCCCTGTTTATGACCAACGTcgatttaaaaatgcatttgcgAAAAAATCAAAACGTTGAAAGGCGGTTATAGATCACTAACAGTACTCACtattagtgttatttaacccTCGAGTGTCGAGTTGACGAGGATGATCTGGTCCTGGGTGCCGGAGTTGCCAGAGAGCAGAGGGAACAACACCAACAGGAGCAGCAGGGGGACTAGGGAAGGGAAAAGGggtgatatgtttatattaaataaaacctCACTAATCCTTGACAAAACGTTAGGCTGATTAGTTCCCTTAAACTATACAATAGACAAAGTTATACAGTACAGTGCCAATCTAAACCCGGAGACTGAAGAAAGAACGTTTGAATTCCGTTATTCAGATTATTTTCCAATATCATTCAATAGAGAGAATATCTGGtttgagaaaatataatttgagaTATATAAGAGTGCTACTCACGGAATGATCCAATGCCACTTCCGGAGCCACCGGCGGCTGGGACGGGCACAAAGGCAGCGCTCTGGCCGATACCGAATGAAGCGCCTCCGTATCCGTAGCTGGAGCCAGATCCGTATGATGCACCACCGCCCAAGCCGTAGCCAGACCCTGCACCGTATCCGGAACCGTACGAATCCCCGCCGTAGCCGCCGTATCCACCGAGACTGGAAATTCCACCACCATAGCCGCCGTATCCGCCACCCATGCCCCAGCTGTCATCATTTCCCCACTCGTCGGCGAGAGCAATTCCGACTACGGCGGAGAGGGCGACGGCAACGAAAGCTGTGATCTTCATGGTGGAGCTGCAAGTGAGTTACAATTCTAATGTTAGAAAAATATatgctttaataattatgttcaataaAAGAGTGAAagaataatgatatatttcaatataaatatagtgAATAAggttaaaacacaataaattgttaaaactttcGTAGTAAACGACTGGACGGTTTGCCATCCtctacacatacatgtaaaaacaccatttttaaagaatGACCCTTTTATTATAGTGTTAACAGATTTTACATCCAGAAACCTTCCCTTTTAAaaattacatttgaatttcTTTCAGTTTAATATGCATCATATACAAAGCAGTTATAATTGAATtgtgcattaattaaaaattaattcgAAAAATTAAGCATTCAAGTTTTTATTCCGAATGTGTTAACTATCACAATTTAATACTTACTGTTTGTATGACTTGAAAATTCAAagtaatatttttcagaaaaatcaATCGTTATATACCCGGGTAAAACGTTACTAGACAGGAAATTGTATAACGCGCAATACATAGACAACGTTTTGCCTCGCGGTCACAACGGCGACGTAACGTAAGGAACAACGCTTTGACGTTTAGATCACCGTCGGCGTTATCTGTTATACTCTACGTACAAACTACGTGCATTTGCAGTGGAATGAAAACAGAATAAATATCCATTCGATTCAGTAGCAATTACACTTTCTTCGGGATTTAATTATCAGTAtgtattactttattattttaattttttttgctttatctATTACTTTTCAAAACCGATAAGTTTCTTATCACATTGaggatgttttatttttcgaattaattttaattaatggcgttattttaatattattggttgtgtttgataaacattgaattaaagatgcactcttactccaaaataagatttaccacatttaataatattgttttaatattccaaaaaggatgactaaatgtcgaaaacaatggttcttatgaaggatactgagtttaatttgaaagaaatgaggttaatcaaggtatttctaccatatgagacGATTgtgtagatcacagtaaatcttttagcattcaccaatcatttaatatttttacacttTCTGCTAGTAAAaacacggttaaaatcttgttatcagtaatttatattttacataaatgcattatttagtaagtagttaataGCTAATccgtcaaaattgatgtttgttatacatgtgtatttattgattttgaataagagtgtcacttaaaaagtaaataaacagtGGTTTTAGTAGGAAGGTGTTTGACTGTATCttctttaaaactgcactctcacagattgacatttCTGACAactcttgtttgtttgttttttgttgttttttttgtctttgaatgaaccaatttttgcgtaaatatctggaaatcaGTCATATAAGGCTGGTGAAAAAGTATCAGATAGCAGTTTTAAACAttaacgttcgaaaattgaagttttgtggttaaaagcgttactaacgctttaagaaaaattagTAAACATggaaacctgcgatctgattttttgttagcagttttatatcactagtttccggacattaacgcaaaaatgTAGTTCtaagacaaaagataaaaaagttgtcgaagCGGTCAATCTgcaagagtgcagctttaataaaaaatatgactgaaagtgacattaaaaaaagttcatttttaaatatgcgCTAGGTCTAGAAGTTAGCAAATGGATAGTTGTATTCTAGGACGTTAAattttgtatattgtatgtgaacctaatttgttatatttttataatgttatttcatatcagtGTTGGCCCTTCTTTTTCATACTCATTTAaggatttaaaatattaattgtttctCCGACAGCTCCACCATGAAGATCACAGCTTTCGTTGCCGTCGCCCTGTCCGCCGTCGTCGGAATTGCTCTCGCCGACGAGTGGGGAAATGATGACAGCTGGGGCATGGGTGGCGGATATGGCGGCTATGGTGGCGGGATTTCCAGTCTCGGCGGATACGGCGGCTACGGTGGGGATTCGTACGGTTCCGGGTCTGGCTACGGCATGGGCGGTGGTGCATCGTACGGTTCTGGTTATGGTTCCGGATACGGATCTGGCTCCAGCTACGGTTACGGAGGCGCTTCATTCGGTATCGGCCAGAGCGCCGCCTTTGTGCCCGTCCCAGCCGCTGGCGGCTCCGGAAGTGGCATTGGATCATTCCGTGAGTAAAACTTTTCTGTAACTCTATTTTTGAAACGAAACAGTCTAACATTATCTAAAATGACCAGTAACGACATTTATTGTGTTAATAACTAAATTCAAAGGCCAAGACTCGGCTTTTAGTTAGCACTGTACTGTAAATGTCGAAAGcaaagaaatatgaatatgtCTAACGCACAGTTTAAGTGAAATTATCAACCcgaacatttttcataaatatataaatatctccCCCTTTTTCCCTCCGCAGTGCCCCTGCTGCTCTTGTTGGTGCTGTTCCCTCTGCTCTCCGGCAACTCCGGCACCCAGGACCAGATCATCCTTGTCAACTCCACACTCGAgggttaaataacactaaaaGTGAGTACTGTTGTTTTTCTATCGCGTAGATATTCGTAAATACATCTGTTAATCGACGTTGGTCAATAATCAGAGGTGTGgtaaatattcattattgaCGTTTTAAGCAGAATACAAATTGCAATATTCCATACACACCACTATACGTCATAAAACGTGCATCaaacaattaaattacaatTCTCGTCATGATGCAAAACAAGATCACAGgggtgcgttgttttgacacaacTATTTGACCCAGTTtgataatagaataaaaaatcattttttgtaagTTATCATTAGTAACAGTTCCCCCATCATTATTTATCAGTCgaggatttttttaaacaatttgattgGCGTGGTCAAATGAGtgtcaaatgtcaaaacaacgcacccTGTCCCTGTGAGCAAgatatgttgtgtgttttcgTTGAAATTAACATAAAAGGTATGAGCATTACATATTTTGCAAGCCACGATTTTGTTTTGACTGAAATGTGAAAAATCTTCAAAGTCTATCATTTCGCATATCAGTGTAAAATGACTCGTTCTTTAACAGATTCCAATGTTGCAATACCATGTCTAATTTCAGAAATCTGTGATTATTCTTCCCCACCCACATTTGCTACAGCCAAGGCACGCCACACAGTCTGCAGCGACCCCACCACACCTGGGatgttatttattgttgttactagttataaaaataaacaagaaaaccAAGTTActtttgttttgcattattttgtattaagatacttttgatgatgatgatgatgatgatgatgatgatgatgatgatgatgatgatgatgatgagatgatgatgatgatgatgatgatgatgatgatgatgatgatgatgatgatgatgatgatgatgatgttgatgatgagatgatgatgatgatgataatgatgatgatgatgatgatgatgatgatgatgatgatgatgatgatgatgatgatgatgatgatgaatttgcCCCGATGGTAAATCTCGTCATGTAAACGCAACATATGATTAAGGTACACGAGACAGGCGAGATATAAATTTCCTCAGATAATGAACTAATATGTACATGATAAAACTTGAATTTAAATCGTTCATTCAACAAACAAGGAAGATAATAACGCCTGGGTTTTCTCTCTTAATGGCCCGTAACCTTAATGCAAGAACTCCGTATCTGCGTATAATTCAATATGCAGTCATTGTGTTATTGCACTTAGACGACGATACCTTTAACAGTAACCACTGTATCAGTTATTATAAACTATTGTCACATTTTGTGACTTAACagattttgtacatgtattaggATGTGTTTATACTTGGACTATTTGACAATATGGTAAAAAGTTTGGATAACAATGAAACATGTATGCTACTACATGACACTTATGCCAGAATATGATATATGGAACTATTGAATTTGATTTATTCATGTATTGAAAAACAGCATGGTGCATAACTTACATAAGCAATAGAGCTGACTGTGTTAGGGTTTGGATATAAGCTTGTCACGGATTATGAAGTACGCCAAACGCATGTATTACGTCATCACTGCGCTGGTTGTGTTTGACAGTTGCTATGCGAGGGAACATACAGAGGCGTATCTCAGTGTTTCCGGAAGAAACCTCACATTTCGAGGGGAGAAAGTGTTTCTTTCTGGTGCGTATTACTTCAATAGGGTCGGATATATagtgaataattgtttgtttcagtgtctGATAGCAATATACTTTATACAATGAGCACCAAAAGATGTTCACTTTCGATCATCACATTATTcaataagaaattatatttatccTATAATTGCACATATATCATAGTAAGAATCCGTTGTATtgatggggatcgaacccatgacctTTTGGCGGAAAGGCGGATACCTATTATACCGCGTGATCAATCTCAATATGATTCATTGGTCATTTTTAGTAACTAACTTCTGTTAGATACTTATACATTTGTTGACAAGTGGGATGCACAATAGTAATGCCGAGATAAATTAGTATTAAAGTAAAATTGCGGTCGCTCAAGGACGCTGAAACTTCGAGTTatccgatgtttcgaacgacccaaGTTTCCATTTTAGTCTGTAATAAAATGGCTTacattgaattattattattttattattaatattattaatattattattattattattattattagtagtattagtattagtattatcattattattaattattattattattattattattattattattattattattattattattattattattatcattactgccattattattattattatattattattattatttttattattattattattattattattattattattattattattattattattattaagggATTCATTTTCTAGCAATGTATGTGCTATATGACTGGATCCCTTTCTAGGTGTGAACCAGGCATGGTACCAGTACGGGAACGACTTTGGTAACAATGCCTACGCTGGTTCCCGGCCCCACCTGCTCCACACACTGGACGCCGTGCATGCCAACGGGGGAAACTCCTTACGTACGTCGATTGTAATTCATAAGAATAGAATATGTGTTCATCATCCTTTAGAACGCATATCAATATATTCTATACAGTATACTGTAAACTATGATGCAATACTTCTGTCACactcgttgtaaaataaattaatataaagctgcactctcttagttataacattttcacaactattttattttttgtcttggaaagagcaatttttgcgtagatatctgcaaaccaatgataaaagattgctgaccaGAAATCAGTTCacatatttgcatatttccgttcgaaaattaatgttactaacggtttaagaaaaatgcataaaacatcaattttttaacttaagtgtaaaaatctgcgatctgattttttgtcagcagtcttatatcactggtttccatggattttcgcaaaaattggctcgttctaagacaaaaaattataaaaaatgtcaaaacgttcaatctgtgagagtgcacttTATACGACTGTACACAGTTTCCTATGAGCATCTTATCCTGTTGCAGCCATTATCCTGTTGCAGGCATATGGCTTCACGTTGAGGGTTTCAACACTCCGCAGTTCAACTCAAGCGGCCATGTTGTAGGACCGGGCGCCAACGTGACACGTGATCTACGGGACTTCCTGCTGGAGGCGCGGCGGAGAAATATTCTCGTAACCATTTCTCTATGGAACTGCGCTGCTATTAAGAAAGGTGCGTTACAAATCAACGAGTAACGAGAAAATAACTGTGTGCTTATAAATGTCGAACGCATAATTTGGAGCAAATCACAAGGTGCCATTATTGCTGAATATACTTGGTTAAAAAATACATACtgtcaaataaattatttcatgagTAGCACCTGGAACCCATTCTTTAGCGAAGGGCCGCGCCGTCCGCCAACAGAAACAATCAGTGTGCGTACGTCTCTGATATTAATTTACATGAGACGGTTAAAATGTCTACCATGATGCTTGACGTTGACCGgggaaacaaatgtttaaatttcgCTTTGCTCTGTATTCTTATTAAACATACTTTTACATATGTTTTCAGTAAATTTGCTCTGAACGATCGTATTATTTCCACGTGTTGTATTTCCCTCAGAGCTTCCCTTATACCGGATGTTGACGAACGTCACGGTCCTCCAGTCATACCTGGACAACGCTCTTACGCCACTGGTGCAAGCCCTCGGGTCAGAGGTCAGCTTGGCCGTTTGGGAGGTGATGAATGAACCAGAGGGATGCATGGCCGTAGGTGGGTTAACCAATAGTACAGTACGGTTGTACAGTTTGCAAAGTGATCAGCACACTGGCTTATTACATTACAACACGGGTTTGATTACCGATCTGGGCGCATGTAAGTTTGGTGTGTGGTCACCAGGCCGGACAAATGGGTTTCCACCGGGTACTCCGTTTTccccaaaacacaagaccacacgcTCGCGTatcatcgtgccaacgagagtgattaatataatgttgtaatatcttgtttcacaatcgttgtaaaaaaagtttgaacTAAAATGGACAGCACATGATACTCTTTTTCTTCCTAGCTTCTTAGATTTTCTTTCGCTATGTAAGGGACTCTTTCACAaattttatgttaaactttgttgaaattatgtTACTAAACTAGATtttagatttataaataaacacttaacaGCTTCTGGTGGGTACTAGCCTGAGCATAATATTGTAAATCAAAGCATTAAATGGTTCAATTTTCAAAAGCATTACTAAAACTTTTCGGCAAAACAAGAGAATTTTCcgtcatgttttaaaattatatttgcaataaagCTCAATTAAGATATATTAATGGTTAAATTTATGGCATCAAGCGAACTGTTTTCGAAATATATGTTACTTTGGGGGCAAAACATACCCGACAGCGCCATCATTACTGGACAGCGAcatcactagagcaacagcgccaccacttgtATAATGATGTGCATACATTCGGCGTGAGTACTATACAAAATATTGCTTATATTTGCAAGCGTAACAATGTTCTTACGCTGTGTGATAGCAACGAAATGTGCTTGGaatgatctcaaaatatgcacaagtccgattctaGAGAAAAATGCCTGGCACCACAGTTCATTGAAACGAAATCGTAACCAGCCTGCACAAAAAAGGGATCTAGACGGTaaacacggtaccacattcttcgattttcgaaatatgtccgtttatcaaaattatcaactaaaataaaaatcaaactcACGTGTGTAGAAGTAAACACAAGGCACCGCTGCACCAAGAAGTATCATCAGCTCATTTCTCTTTGCACTACTGATAAATGGTGGAGCTGGCGTCTAGCAGCCGTGGACAAGTACAATTCTAAGGGCAAATTTTGCCATCCAAACTCTACAGCAAAATTAACATTTACGTATAGCTAGACGTACAAGTGCACGTACACGTCGTGTATCCACACCTCTTTATTGAGGTTAAACCAATACTATCACCATATTCTTCTTTCCAAGGTATTGAAGACAAAAAAGAACCATGTTACGACACGACGAGCCTCCATATCTGGGATTTTGCGGACTGGACGGGCCTCAGTATTCCCCTATCATCTATACTGCCCTTCATAGCCAGGCACGCGGCCACCATACACAGGCACGACCCGAAGGTAATTGGCCAACATATGGCGGCCCCGCTTGAACGACGCTACGCTGAATTATTTACTTTGTTATACATTTGCGTACAAAGTTTAGTTGCAAATGCTCGAATCACCTTTCGAATGCTCTTTAGTAGTTTCCTCTTAACGTGACAATTAATAGTTTTCAACGTTATTGTTCAGTCAGTACTAACTCTTTAACACATTGTTTGTTCCATTTAAAATGGGCAATAAAAAAGTCATACAAACCGTGATAAAACtactttctttaaatacaacCGATTGGTATCAGGGTTCGGATGAACATTTTTGAGAATTCAATAGAAATAAAAGTGAACAATATGTAAATCGTAATTGTGCGACAAGTGTactgtttgaatgaaaaaaagaagaaatatatttgactCAGGCGCTGGTTACCGTCGGCTCCTGGACGTACAAGTCTGTGACGCCGGAACTTGGCCGCCGCAACCTCTACTCGGACGCATGTTTGCGGTACGCCGCTGACGGGGACCCCGGGGCGCGACTGGACGTCTACCAGATACACACATACTCGGCACTGCCCATGTTCTTGCCACATGACCCATTTGTGGTATACTGTTATATGTAGTTTGTAGCTTGTGTCCTACAATATATAACTAGAAGGAAACTCATAGAACTCTTATAGTTCAGAGTAGTAAAACTTAACTCTAAATATCTACTGAGCGCTGTAACCTACATTAAATAAGTAAGGAAAAAAACATTGGAATCTTATAGTTTTACTAGGCTAAGGAAAATCAACTCGAAATTTTCTACTGAGCACAGTTCAGAGCCATTTAACATCCGCActtgattttaaatatctttatatacTAGTAGTCAATGTTACAGGTCCGGTGTGGTCAAGTGGTTAGGATTCCTGGTTTTCACCCAGGCGGCCCGTGTTCGATTCCCGGCACCGGAACTATCATTTTGGTGCTAGACCATAActcatctggccccaatttctcgaaacttcttaagcttaacaggcttaagtcgcttatttcaattagccaaaacacatagaaatttgggcctggatgtttgtttcaaattgcttaaatgtcaaattttctatttcaaggTGAACGCCAGTATGTACGGCCTGGACAAGCCGCTCATAATTGGTGAGTTCAGCCAAAAGAAAGGCGGGCTGAAGACCTCACAGGAACTTTTTACGTGGGCGTATTACAATGGTTACAACGGTGCGTGGTCATGGAGTGCACTTGATTCGGGTAAAAAAAACTGGTGCTCGGCTAATTTCGAAATGAAATAGATCAAAATctaacaatttttatatttcccATGCCGGTCTCTGTTTTAATTGTGAAGTAGAAGATCGTATCAGGCTGGCTAAGAGCCGGGTTCGCAAAGTTCGGGA encodes:
- the LOC128223100 gene encoding mannan endo-1,4-beta-mannosidase-like; its protein translation is MKYAKRMYYVITALVVFDSCYAREHTEAYLSVSGRNLTFRGEKVFLSGVNQAWYQYGNDFGNNAYAGSRPHLLHTLDAVHANGGNSLRIWLHVEGFNTPQFNSSGHVVGPGANVTRDLRDFLLEARRRNILVTISLWNCAAIKKELPLYRMLTNVTVLQSYLDNALTPLVQALGSEVSLAVWEVMNEPEGCMAVGIEDKKEPCYDTTSLHIWDFADWTGLSIPLSSILPFIARHAATIHRHDPKALVTVGSWTYKSVTPELGRRNLYSDACLRYAADGDPGARLDVYQIHTYSALPMFLPHDPFVVNASMYGLDKPLIIGEFSQKKGGLKTSQELFTWAYYNGYNGAWSWSALDSDDASDSLEVQERGLRSLKNKDDPSHGGKINITLCDVTSCTSYTHLWLCSFLEIIHAFYKDVVAFFGTRMVTVNV
- the LOC128223433 gene encoding uncharacterized protein LOC128223433 is translated as MKITAFVAVALSAVVGIALADEWGNDDSWGMGGGYGGYGGGISSLGGYGGYGGDSYGSGSGYGMGGGASYGSGYGSGYGSGSSYGYGGASFGIGQSAAFVPVPAAGGSGSGIGSFLPLLLLLVLFPLLSGNSGTQDQIILVNSTLEG